From Anopheles funestus chromosome 3RL, idAnoFuneDA-416_04, whole genome shotgun sequence, a single genomic window includes:
- the LOC125771558 gene encoding transcription factor 25 isoform X2: MSYRILRKLQGNELEIKEQIDEVSDGGDADYDTNSTSSQNRNNNKKQLNINRYDLLNQQQSLSESEVKEDDNDETEKDVADGPVNVHLAEAKKRKKKKKKKTGKYISSSARRSSEDNADIEDDFTRTVKEVDKLFGNFPRDSDHHHHHHHHHHHHHAEGGGVASDGKPVGPVVPGGLTGKSLLNVQHKNLNPQYEMKRMFGSKVVGDQQNKRRNARGASRLQKSTYLVNPKDSWPPVGKSGIYMNLVQAPEPTTSTSATGPKAIFDKNVIYFAFEHSPSYRQVQQKFLDAVESMDSENIIHIINQYPYHVDSLIQLSELCKMSDDHAMASELIERALLALESSFHTMFSLTQGNCRLDYRRQENRALFITLFKHSQHLESRACSRTALEVAKLILSFDPVNDPLAMILIVDYYAIRAKQYEWLVTLYEEWDATNNLSQLPNMAYSYAMALFHLKRPEAADKALQYALLMFPGVLRPLMDELSIQADSRVAGHNYFGPGSYNKALVALQQLMSLYVCRSKLVWRDAELLPWLERNVNTVLDRVDAKEDVIAEYSTKRSQRYANPPRQVLRHIVLSDFKEKVPLAQFIKKETDPMLMYDPLPPLDSINIYTRPTLTSSTNRASNDPLHLFFQSLLPNFNAQAQPGPPAAPQQPPQANNAAAGPAAVAAAGGAAAGGAAAGGAAAGGTGAPDWDLLSMAAYSNTLVTIVEAMREFLSGIRALERPNDADVDEAESSEEDEPNDFLM, encoded by the exons ATGTCCTATCGAATTCTGCGCAAGCTGCAGGGCAACGAGCTGGAGATAAAGGAACAGATCGATGAGGTGTCGGATGGTGGCGATGCCGATTACGACACCAACAGTACCAGCAGTCAGaaccgcaacaacaacaagaagcaGCTCAACATCAATCGATACGATCTG CTAAATCAGCAACAATCGCTGTCCGAGAGTGAGGTAAAAGAGGACGATAACGATGAAACGGAAAAGGACGTAGCGGACGGACCGGTCAATGTGCATCTGGCTGAGGCGAAGAAGcgcaagaaaaagaagaagaagaagacgggCAAATATATCTCTAGCTCGGCGCGACGCAGCAGCGAGGACAATGCCGACATTGAGGACGATTTTACGCGCACGGTAAAGGAAGTGGACAAATTGTTTGGTAATTTCCCGCGCGACTCggaccaccaccatcatcaccatcatcatcaccaccatcaccatgctGAAGGAGGTGGTGTGGCCAGTGATGGTAAACCGGTGGGTCCGGTGGTACCCGGTGGTCTGACCGGCAAATCGTTGCTGAATGTGCAGCATAAAAATCTGAACCCGCAGTACGAGATGAAGCGCATGTTCGGCAGCAAGGTCGTCGGTGATCAACA AAATAAACGACGCAATGCCCGTGGTGCGTCAAGGCTACAAAAGTCAACCTATTTGGTGAACCCGAAAGACTCCTGGCCACCGGTTGGCAAATCCGGTATCTACATGAACTTGGTGCAGGCACCGGAACCGACCACATCTACATCCGCAACAGGTCCGAAGGCAATCTTTGACAAGAACGTGATCTACTTTGCGTTCGAGCACAGTCCCTCGTACCGGCAGGTGCAGCAAAAGTTTCTCGATGCCGTCGAGAGCATGGACTCGGAGAACATCATTCACATCATCAACCAGTACCCGTACCACGTGGATTCACTGATTCAGCTGAGCGAGCTGTGTAAAATGAGCGATGATCATGCAATGGCTTCGGAGCTGATCGAACGCGCCCTGCTCGCACTCGAGTCATCTTTTCACACGATGTTTAGCCTGACGCAGGGCAACTGTCGGTTGGATTATCGGAGGCAGGAAAATCGTGCGCTCTTCATCACGCTCTTTAAGCACTCCCAGCATCTGGAGTCACGGGCCTGCTCTCGGACCGCTCTAGAGGTAGCCAAGTTGATACTGTCGTTCGATCCCGTTAACGATCCGCTCGCCATGATCCTGATCGTCGATTACTACGCAATACGGGCGAAGCAGTACGAGTGGCTGGTGACGCTGTACGAGGAATGGGACGCCACGAACAACCTGTCCCAGCTGCCCAACATGGCTTACTCGTACGCGATGGCTCTCTTCCATCTGAAGCGCCCCGAAGCTGCCGATAAAGCGTTACAGTATGCGCTGTTGATGTTTCCCGGTGTACTGCGTCCGCTGATGGATGAGCTGTCGATACAGGCGGACAGTCGGGTCGCGGGACACAACTATTTCGGACCGGGCTCGTACAATAAGGCGCTGGTAGCGCTTCAACAGCTGATGTCGCTGTACGTTTGCCGTTCAAAGCTGGTCTGGCGCGATGCAGAACTGTTGCCCTGGTTAGAACGCAACGTGAATACGGTACTGGATCGGGTAGACGCCAAGGAAGACGTCATTGCTGAGTATTCTACCAAGCGAAGCCAAAG GTACGCAAATCCACCTCGGCAAGTGCTTCGTCACATTGTGCTGTCGGATTTTAAGGAAAAAGTTCCGCTAGCTCAGTTCATAAAGAAGGAAACGGATCCCATGTTAATGTACGATCCTCTGCCTCCACTGGATTCCATCAACATCTACACCAG ACCTACTTTGACGTCGAGCACCAATCGGGCTTCGAACGATCCGTTGCATCTCTTCTTTCAATCATTGCTTCCTAACTTCAACGCTCAAGCACAACCTGGCCCACCGGCTGCTCCTCAACAGCCACCGCAGGCTAATAATGCTGCAGCAGGTCCCGCTGCAGTTGCTGCTGCCGGAGGTGCGGCTGCCGGAGGTGCTGCTGCCGGGGGTGCGGCTGCTGGTGGTACCGGTGCCCCCGACTGGGACCTTCTAAGCATGGCAGCCTACAGCAATACGCTTGTTACGATCGTGGAAGCGATGCGTGAGTTCCTATCCGGTATACGTGCGCTCGAGCGACCAAACGATGCGGACGTGGATGAGGCGGAAAGCAGCGAAGAGGACGAACCGAATGATTTTCTGATGTAA
- the LOC125771558 gene encoding transcription factor 25 isoform X1: MSYRILRKLQGNELEIKEQIDEVSDGGDADYDTNSTSSQNRNNNKKQLNINRYDLLNQQQSLSESEVKEDDNDETEKDVADGPVNVHLAEAKKRKKKKKKKTGKYISSSARRSSEDNADIEDDFTRTVKEVDKLFGNFPRDSDHHHHHHHHHHHHHAEGGGVASDGKPVGPVVPGGLTGKSLLNVQHKNLNPQYEMKRMFGSKVVGDQQNKRRNARGASRLQKSTYLVNPKDSWPPVGKSGIYMNLVQAPEPTTSTSATGPKAIFDKNVIYFAFEHSPSYRQVQQKFLDAVESMDSENIIHIINQYPYHVDSLIQLSELCKMSDDHAMASELIERALLALESSFHTMFSLTQGNCRLDYRRQENRALFITLFKHSQHLESRACSRTALEVAKLILSFDPVNDPLAMILIVDYYAIRAKQYEWLVTLYEEWDATNNLSQLPNMAYSYAMALFHLKRPEAADKALQYALLMFPGVLRPLMDELSIQADSRVAGHNYFGPGSYNKALVALQQLMSLYVCRSKLVWRDAELLPWLERNVNTVLDRVDAKEDVIAEYSTKRSQRYANPPRQVLRHIVLSDFKEKVPLAQFIKKETDPMLMYDPLPPLDSINIYTSRPTLTSSTNRASNDPLHLFFQSLLPNFNAQAQPGPPAAPQQPPQANNAAAGPAAVAAAGGAAAGGAAAGGAAAGGTGAPDWDLLSMAAYSNTLVTIVEAMREFLSGIRALERPNDADVDEAESSEEDEPNDFLM; the protein is encoded by the exons ATGTCCTATCGAATTCTGCGCAAGCTGCAGGGCAACGAGCTGGAGATAAAGGAACAGATCGATGAGGTGTCGGATGGTGGCGATGCCGATTACGACACCAACAGTACCAGCAGTCAGaaccgcaacaacaacaagaagcaGCTCAACATCAATCGATACGATCTG CTAAATCAGCAACAATCGCTGTCCGAGAGTGAGGTAAAAGAGGACGATAACGATGAAACGGAAAAGGACGTAGCGGACGGACCGGTCAATGTGCATCTGGCTGAGGCGAAGAAGcgcaagaaaaagaagaagaagaagacgggCAAATATATCTCTAGCTCGGCGCGACGCAGCAGCGAGGACAATGCCGACATTGAGGACGATTTTACGCGCACGGTAAAGGAAGTGGACAAATTGTTTGGTAATTTCCCGCGCGACTCggaccaccaccatcatcaccatcatcatcaccaccatcaccatgctGAAGGAGGTGGTGTGGCCAGTGATGGTAAACCGGTGGGTCCGGTGGTACCCGGTGGTCTGACCGGCAAATCGTTGCTGAATGTGCAGCATAAAAATCTGAACCCGCAGTACGAGATGAAGCGCATGTTCGGCAGCAAGGTCGTCGGTGATCAACA AAATAAACGACGCAATGCCCGTGGTGCGTCAAGGCTACAAAAGTCAACCTATTTGGTGAACCCGAAAGACTCCTGGCCACCGGTTGGCAAATCCGGTATCTACATGAACTTGGTGCAGGCACCGGAACCGACCACATCTACATCCGCAACAGGTCCGAAGGCAATCTTTGACAAGAACGTGATCTACTTTGCGTTCGAGCACAGTCCCTCGTACCGGCAGGTGCAGCAAAAGTTTCTCGATGCCGTCGAGAGCATGGACTCGGAGAACATCATTCACATCATCAACCAGTACCCGTACCACGTGGATTCACTGATTCAGCTGAGCGAGCTGTGTAAAATGAGCGATGATCATGCAATGGCTTCGGAGCTGATCGAACGCGCCCTGCTCGCACTCGAGTCATCTTTTCACACGATGTTTAGCCTGACGCAGGGCAACTGTCGGTTGGATTATCGGAGGCAGGAAAATCGTGCGCTCTTCATCACGCTCTTTAAGCACTCCCAGCATCTGGAGTCACGGGCCTGCTCTCGGACCGCTCTAGAGGTAGCCAAGTTGATACTGTCGTTCGATCCCGTTAACGATCCGCTCGCCATGATCCTGATCGTCGATTACTACGCAATACGGGCGAAGCAGTACGAGTGGCTGGTGACGCTGTACGAGGAATGGGACGCCACGAACAACCTGTCCCAGCTGCCCAACATGGCTTACTCGTACGCGATGGCTCTCTTCCATCTGAAGCGCCCCGAAGCTGCCGATAAAGCGTTACAGTATGCGCTGTTGATGTTTCCCGGTGTACTGCGTCCGCTGATGGATGAGCTGTCGATACAGGCGGACAGTCGGGTCGCGGGACACAACTATTTCGGACCGGGCTCGTACAATAAGGCGCTGGTAGCGCTTCAACAGCTGATGTCGCTGTACGTTTGCCGTTCAAAGCTGGTCTGGCGCGATGCAGAACTGTTGCCCTGGTTAGAACGCAACGTGAATACGGTACTGGATCGGGTAGACGCCAAGGAAGACGTCATTGCTGAGTATTCTACCAAGCGAAGCCAAAG GTACGCAAATCCACCTCGGCAAGTGCTTCGTCACATTGTGCTGTCGGATTTTAAGGAAAAAGTTCCGCTAGCTCAGTTCATAAAGAAGGAAACGGATCCCATGTTAATGTACGATCCTCTGCCTCCACTGGATTCCATCAACATCTACACCAG CAGACCTACTTTGACGTCGAGCACCAATCGGGCTTCGAACGATCCGTTGCATCTCTTCTTTCAATCATTGCTTCCTAACTTCAACGCTCAAGCACAACCTGGCCCACCGGCTGCTCCTCAACAGCCACCGCAGGCTAATAATGCTGCAGCAGGTCCCGCTGCAGTTGCTGCTGCCGGAGGTGCGGCTGCCGGAGGTGCTGCTGCCGGGGGTGCGGCTGCTGGTGGTACCGGTGCCCCCGACTGGGACCTTCTAAGCATGGCAGCCTACAGCAATACGCTTGTTACGATCGTGGAAGCGATGCGTGAGTTCCTATCCGGTATACGTGCGCTCGAGCGACCAAACGATGCGGACGTGGATGAGGCGGAAAGCAGCGAAGAGGACGAACCGAATGATTTTCTGATGTAA
- the LOC125771560 gene encoding queuine tRNA-ribosyltransferase accessory subunit 2 — MKFTLSTITKCSGRLGVLGGLDRLPNLSLATPAIIFHTKGGSIPHLSKEAMQHVCNEPTFLQLSISNTLHMQEAIQASRMTIAEFIAQNNCATLLFPRDPSEIPIPGVPEKELVPVYTRNGRRNISLEQYMTLVEAFRPDAYVPLYDGDTDRNSSKKREQKSLDRTEKFVEQCLEWHRKSETLQSSCLIGPVVGGYNEKLREQSIEILRKSDELFAGYLIDGLHLNGPSVARMDGTAMLPIVANVCQKLPEEKVRFCFGSYDPLLVLEMVAAGVDIFDTSYVYLKAAQEHRALVFSFDVTSTEQHTTELDTTDTRWAEDFGPLLDGCRCYTCQKHSRAYVHHLYNTREMLGPILLMMHNLHHYLEYFKTIREHVQNDTLAELKKHLAGQKTLPPFVPSKEEKILTPAAQKDILEPTEDMEDKQTKKQRA; from the exons ATGAAATTCACCCTAAGCACCATTACCAAATGTTCCGGTCGGTTAGGAGTTTTGGGTGGCCTGGACCGATTGCCCAATCTGTCCCTTGCAACACCGGCAATTATATTTCACACAAAG GGTGGCAGCATACCGCATCTTAGCAAAGAAGCCATGCAGCATGTGTGCAATGAGCCAACCTTTCTGCAGCTAAGCATTTCCAACACGCTCCACATGCAGGAAGCGATCCAAGCAAGCCGCATGACGATTGCTGAATTCATCGCACAAAACAACTGTGCCACGCTGCTTTTTCCGCGCGATCCAAGCGAAATTCCTATCCCGGGTGTACCGGAGAAAGAACTGGTTCCCGTCTACACAAGGAACGGGCGAAGAAACATTAGCCTGGAACAATATATGACGCTGGTTGAAGCGTTCCGGCCTGATGCTTATGTACCACTGTACGATGGAGATACGGACAGGAACAGTTCAAAGAAGCGTGAACAGAAGTCCCTTGATCGGACGGAAAAGTTTGTGGAGCAGTGTCTCGAATGGCACCGTAAGTCTGAAACGTTGCAGTCGAGCTGCCTTATCGGCCCAGTGGTCGGCGGGTATAATGAAAAGTTGCGCGAACAATCGATAGAAATCCTGCGAAAATCAGATGAACTGTTTGCTGGTTACTTAATCGATGGATTGCACCTGAATGGTCCATCGGTGGCGCGTATGGACGGTACGGCCATGCTACCGATCGTCGCCAACgtttgccaaaagctaccggAGGAAAAGGTTCGCTTTTGCTTTGGTTCGTACGATCCATTGTTGGTGCTCGAGATGGTTGCGGCCGGAGTGGACATTTTTGATACGAGCTACGTCTATCTGAAGGCGGCCCAGGAACATCGGGCGTTGGTGTTTTCGTTCGATGTAACCTCTACGGAGCAGCATACGACCGAACTGGATACGACTGATACGCGATGGGCGGAAGATTTTGGTCCCCTGCTGGATGGTTGCCGATGCTACACGTGTCAGAAACATTCCCGAGCGTATGTGCACCATCTGTACAATACGCGTGAAATGCTTGGTCCGATTTTGCTCATGAT GCACAATTTACATCATTACCTAgagtattttaaaacaatccgGGAACACGTGCAAAACGATACGCTGGCAGAGTTGAAGAAGCACCTTGCCGGGCAGAAAACTCTTCCACCGTTTGTACCATCGAAGGaggagaaaattttaacgCCAGCAGCGCAGAAGGACATTCTAGAACCAACAGAAGATATGgaagacaaacaaacgaagaaacaACGTGCGTAA
- the LOC125771561 gene encoding syntaxin-7 — translation MSYASFDNNATTGNSNITNEADFQKTAQIVVASIQKILQNVSSMQRMVNQFGTAQDSPELKQQLHQIRSYTQQLINDTTNQLNDLVNCKERHLKIQRDRLVDEFSSALNAFQAVQRKTVDLEKNAIRQARQASGAAMALNKPPGSHHSSMGSNYNNTSNSGGSMFEDNFITGSRGQTQEQLQEEIDLQALEDQERTIRELEENIVSVNEIYKKLGALVYEQSHQVDSIEASVEQTSVFVSEGVQQLKQASHYQNKARKKKLILALIAAAILAFIILIIVLKR, via the exons ATGAGTTACGCATCATTCGACAATAATGCCACCACGGGCAATTCGAACATTACCAATGAGGCGGATTTTCAGAAAACGGCCCAAATTGTGGTGGCCAGCATCCAGAAGATCCTGCAAAATG TTTCGTCAATGCAACGTATGGTTAACCAGTTTGGCACGGCACAGGATTCGCCAGAGCTCAAACAACAGCT CCATCAAATACGATCCTACACACAGCAATTGATAAACGACACGACGAACCAGCTGAATGATTTGGTTAACTGCAAGGAACGCCACTTGAAGATCCAGCGCGACCGATTGGTAGATGAATTTTCGAGCGCCCTGAACGCGTTTCAGGCGGTACAGCGGAAGACGGTCGATCTGGAAAAGAATGCCATCCGGCAGGCGAGGCAAGCAAGTGGGGCTGCAATGGCCCTCAACAAACCTCCCGGTTCGCATCACTCGAGCATGGGCTCGAACTATAACAACACGTCCAACAGTGGTGGATCGATGTTTGAGGATAACTTTATTACCGGATCCAGGGGACAAACGCAGGAGCAGCTGCAGGAGGAGATCGATTTGCAGGCGCTAGAGGATCAGGAACGGACCATCCGTGAGCTGGAG GAAAATATTGTTAGTGTTAATGAAATTTACAAAAAGCTTGGCGCACTGGTGTACGAACAAAGCCACCAGGTGGATTCGATTGAAGCATCGGTCGAGCAGACGAGTGTCTTCGTATCGGAAGGTGTGCAGCAGCTTAAACAGGCCAGCCATTATCAG AACAAAGCGCGCAAGAAGAAGCTCATTCTTGCGCTGATAGCAGCCGCAATACTAGCGTTCATAATTCTCATCATTGTTCTAAAACGTTaa
- the LOC125771559 gene encoding nedd8-activating enzyme E1 regulatory subunit, translating to MSSPAPKSPELSDKSRKYDRQIRLWGEHGQTVLENAQICLINGTALGTEILKGIVLPGIGGFTIVDHRPVTEEDVGCNFFLDLDSVGQPRAKRCMQLLQELNPDVNGDYLDEHVEQLIDGQPDFFRSFDVVVATSISERTIMRLSNVLWEQNIPLIVARSVGFYGVARLQLREHCIIETHPDNKQTDLRLEHPFEELKKHMQDTEITNKTPWLVVLYKVLQEWVNTHEGRYPSTYREKSELRELIRSKMNGEQENFEEAVKAVNSSFGGGKPSSSVLEILQDDRCVNVNTESNAFWIMARALKDFVDNEGNGLLPVPGVLPDMTADTSSYISLQTVYRAQAAHDAEIVFRRSRQLLKELNKPNDLITDKDVRLFCREAANIAVVRGTKITDEFDKGYHRSSHIASVLETPNSLMGHYIVLRALDRFQADYGSLPGESGTESDTTGMKSIAAKMLSEWGIGTPLSDDLAYEICRYGGAEIHSISAYLGGCIAHELIKLVTRQYRPFDNTFIYDGSTSQTETYKL from the exons ATGTCTTCACCTGCGCCGAAATCTCCCGAGTTGTCAGACAAAAGTCGCAAATATGATAGGCAAATCAG ACTTTGGGGTGAACATGGTCAAACGGTGCTGGAAAACGCGCAAATCTGTCTCATCAACGGAACGGCCCTCGGTACTGAGATACTGAAGGGCATCGTGCTGCCCGGCATCGGTGGTTTTACTATTGTGGATCATCGACCCGTCACGGAGGAAGATGTCGGGTGTAACTTTTTCCTCGATCTTGATTCAGTTGGACAACCGAGAGCGAAACGATGCATGCAGCTACTGCAGGAGCTGAATCCCGATGTCAATGGAGATTACCTAGACGAGCACGTGGAACAGCTGATCGATGGGCAGCCGGATTTTTTCCGCAGTTTCGACGTAGTAGTGGCGACCTCCATCAGCGAGCGGACAATCATGCGTTTGTCGAATGTACTTTGGGAACAGAACATTCCGCTAATCGTTGCACGATCCGTTGGATTTTATGGTGTGGCTAGGTTGCAGTTACGCGAACATTGCATCATCGAAACGCATCCGGACAACAAGCAGACGGACCTACGGCTAGAACATCCATTTGAGGAATtgaaaaaacacatgcaaGACACGGAAATTACCAACAAAACTCCGTGGTTGGTTGTGCTGTATAAAGTTTTGCAAGAGTGGGTCAACACACACGAAGGACGCTATCCGTCGACCTATCGTGAAAAATCCGAGCTTAGAGAACTGATCCGTTCGAAGATGAACGGCGAACAAGAGAATTTCGAGGAAGCTGTTAAAGCGGTTAATTCAAGCTTCGGTGGAGGAAAGCCGTCGTCGTCCGTGCTCGAAATACTGCAAGATGATCGGTGTGTTAACGTAAATACTGAG AGCAACGCTTTCTGGATTATGGCACGCGCACTGAAAGATTTTGTAGACAATGAGGGAAATGGTTTGCTTCCAGTTCCCGGTGTTCTGCCCGATATGACGGCCGATACGAGCTCGTACATCAGCTTGCAAACTGTGTACCGTGCTCAGGCAGCACACGATGCCGAGATTGTGTTTCGCCGCTCTCGCCAGCTGCTGAAGGAGCTAAACAAACCGAACGATCTTATCACCGACAAGGACGTCCGGTTGTTTTGTCGGGAAGCGGCCAACATAGCGGTTGTGCGTGGTACAAAGATTACGGACGAGTTTGACAAGGGTTACCATCGCTCGTCACACATTGCCAGCGTACTGGAAACGCCCAACTCGCTCATGGGCCATTACATTGTGCTGCGTGCATTAGACCGGTTTCAGGCGGACTATGGTTCTTTGCCGGGTGAGAGCGGAACGGAATCCGACACGACCGGTATGAAGAGTATTGCCGCCAAGATGCTAAGTGAATGGGGCATCGGTACACCGCTGAGCGATGATTTGGCATACGAAATATGTCGATATGGAGGCGCGGAAATACATAGCATATCTGCGTACTTGGGAGGGTGCATTGCACACGAGCTGATTAAGCTGGTAACGCGACAGTATCGACCGTTCGATAATACGTTCATCTACGATGGTTCAACCTCGCAGACTGAAActtataaattataa